In a genomic window of Methanosarcina horonobensis HB-1 = JCM 15518:
- a CDS encoding class I SAM-dependent methyltransferase: MDYVHGYSDRENSRLCDQANTLTTLLHHDTIYPPGSRVLEAGCGVGAQTVILAKNSPEASITSIDISGESVEKARLLTEKEGLANVSFQVANIFDLPFEDETFDHVFICFVLEHLKNPLDALLSVKKVLKKGGTITVIEGDHGSSYFYPGSDEAMQAIKCLIDIQELLGGNSLIGREIYPLLNRAGFKNVSVSPRMVYVDSSKPDLVEGFTKNTFNAMVEGVREQALELKMIDERTWNKGISDLHRTAGQEGTFCYTFFKGTAIK, encoded by the coding sequence ATGGATTACGTACACGGATATTCGGATAGGGAAAATTCTCGGCTCTGTGATCAGGCAAATACTCTAACTACGCTGTTGCATCACGATACTATATATCCTCCTGGGAGCAGAGTTCTTGAAGCCGGCTGCGGCGTGGGCGCACAGACAGTTATATTAGCAAAAAACAGCCCCGAAGCCAGCATCACATCAATTGATATTTCCGGCGAATCAGTCGAAAAAGCTAGATTATTGACTGAAAAAGAAGGGCTGGCGAATGTCAGCTTTCAGGTGGCAAATATCTTCGATCTGCCCTTTGAAGACGAGACTTTTGACCACGTTTTCATATGCTTTGTACTTGAGCACCTTAAAAACCCTCTGGACGCTTTATTGTCGGTGAAAAAAGTACTCAAAAAAGGGGGCACGATAACTGTTATAGAGGGAGATCATGGCTCAAGCTATTTTTACCCCGGGAGCGATGAAGCCATGCAAGCAATAAAGTGCCTGATCGACATCCAGGAACTTTTGGGGGGAAATTCCCTTATAGGTAGAGAGATCTATCCGCTATTGAATCGAGCTGGTTTTAAAAATGTGAGTGTCTCCCCAAGAATGGTGTATGTCGATTCGAGTAAACCCGACCTGGTAGAAGGATTTACGAAAAATACTTTCAACGCGATGGTAGAAGGTGTCAGGGAGCAGGCGCTGGAATTAAAGATGATCGACGAAAGAACGTGGAATAAAGGTATTAGTGACCTCCACCGGACGGCCGGACAAGAAGGTACATTTTGTTATACCTTTTTCAAAGGCACAGCTATTAAATAA
- a CDS encoding sensor histidine kinase has protein sequence MEKDYHKENLEKIAERFFSIAGQTGQLIFDGDPKTGKIEWYGIIEEFTGYTPEEFGKVDLGASKSLIHPEEQEMFWNTLMNSLKTGEKFEQKFRLERKNRTYIYVECSCVFLKDENNRVYRAIGLLKNITEREHNQEKLKISEENLLRYLQNFRGIGFQLDGNFDFVLLHGAVKEITGYEDKDFFSGKIQLAQLVDPEDRSNFFENRRNLSTASNYLVEQEYRMRNRNGNRVWIFESIQVIHSIDQTSRLYQGFIQDITERKIATESLDRAEKLRKKEIHHRIKNNLQVISSLLDLECDNLLSGTPDHKKIAEAFRESHNRIISMSVIHEELYNSRDMETINFASYLKKLTDDLFKSYKVGNSDIKLYLDVEDFFFEMDNAIPLGIIVNELVSNSLKYAFPDGRSGEIHIELQALDDKKSSNTTADFSMQNNVGPSSYFKLTVGDNGIGFPESFDFKNISSLGLQLVNTLVDQIGGSIEIENGPGMKYKILFKDS, from the coding sequence ATGGAAAAGGACTATCATAAAGAAAACTTGGAGAAAATTGCGGAAAGATTTTTTTCTATAGCTGGCCAAACAGGACAACTAATTTTCGATGGTGATCCGAAGACTGGCAAAATTGAATGGTACGGAATAATTGAAGAATTTACTGGTTATACTCCAGAGGAATTCGGTAAAGTCGATCTGGGAGCCAGTAAAAGTTTAATCCATCCCGAAGAACAAGAAATGTTCTGGAACACTCTTATGAATTCTCTAAAGACCGGAGAGAAGTTTGAGCAGAAATTCAGACTTGAAAGAAAGAATAGAACTTATATTTATGTGGAATGTAGTTGTGTTTTCCTAAAAGATGAAAATAATCGTGTATATAGAGCCATCGGTTTGCTTAAAAATATTACAGAAAGAGAGCATAATCAGGAAAAACTTAAGATAAGCGAAGAAAATCTCCTCAGATATTTGCAGAATTTCAGAGGGATTGGATTCCAGCTAGACGGCAACTTTGATTTTGTGCTGCTGCACGGGGCCGTAAAGGAAATTACTGGCTACGAAGATAAAGATTTTTTTTCTGGAAAAATCCAGTTGGCTCAACTTGTGGATCCTGAAGATCGGAGCAATTTTTTTGAAAATCGAAGAAATTTGAGTACTGCATCAAACTATCTAGTTGAGCAAGAATACAGAATGCGAAATAGGAACGGGAATAGAGTATGGATTTTTGAATCTATTCAAGTTATACACAGTATAGATCAGACAAGTAGACTTTATCAGGGCTTTATACAGGATATTACCGAAAGAAAAATTGCAACGGAATCGCTTGACAGAGCTGAAAAGCTCCGCAAAAAAGAAATTCACCACAGAATAAAAAACAACCTGCAGGTAATCTCCAGCCTCCTGGACTTAGAATGCGACAACCTGCTTTCCGGGACTCCCGATCACAAAAAAATTGCTGAAGCATTTCGAGAAAGCCACAATAGAATCATATCGATGTCTGTTATTCACGAGGAATTGTATAACTCCAGAGACATGGAAACAATTAACTTCGCATCTTATCTTAAAAAATTAACAGATGATCTCTTCAAGTCATACAAAGTAGGAAATTCCGATATCAAACTTTACTTGGATGTGGAGGATTTCTTTTTTGAAATGGACAACGCAATCCCTTTGGGTATCATTGTCAATGAACTGGTTTCAAACTCTTTAAAATATGCATTTCCAGATGGACGAAGCGGGGAAATTCACATTGAACTTCAAGCTCTTGACGATAAAAAGTCAAGCAATACTACTGCTGACTTTAGTATGCAAAATAACGTCGGCCCCAGCAGTTATTTTAAGCTGACTGTTGGAGATAACGGAATTGGTTTTCCGGAATCCTTTGACTTTAAAAATATCAGTTCGCTAGGCTTACAACTTGTAAACACTCTTGTGGATCAAATCGGTGGTAGTATCGAAATTGAAAATGGGCCGGGGATGAAATATAAAATACTGTTCAAAGATTCATAG